A stretch of Telopea speciosissima isolate NSW1024214 ecotype Mountain lineage chromosome 11, Tspe_v1, whole genome shotgun sequence DNA encodes these proteins:
- the LOC122646539 gene encoding purple acid phosphatase-like has protein sequence MQYNTTYYYEVGVGNTTRQFSFITPPPVGLDVPYTFGLIADLGQTLNSNTTLTHYQMNPLKGQTVLYVGDFSYADNYPFHDNTRWDTWGRFIERSAAYQPWIWTVGNHEIDLDIQYGETVPYKPFTNRFQTPYNSSSSISPFWYSIKRASAYIIVIASYSAFGKYSPQYTWLLNELPKVNRTETPWLIVLVHSPFYNSYLFNIEGEPMRVVFEPFFVQYKVDVVFAGHVHAYERFERVSNIAYNITNGLCTPISNPNAPVYITIGDGGNIEGLSAMGYPQPFYSVFREMSYGHGIFSIKNRTHAFFAWNRNQDGYAVEADSLWFHNRYWYPVNETTTPV, from the exons ATGCAGTATAACACGACATACTACTACGAGGTCGGGGTCGGAAACACCACACGACAATTTTCGTTTATAACTCCTCCACCAGTTGGCCTTGATGTTCCTTATACATTTGGTCTCATAG CGGATCTTGGTCAGACTTTGAATTCAAATACCACACTCACTCATTACCAAATGAACCCTTTGAAAGGGCAAACAGTGTTGTATGTTGGTGACTTCTCTTATGCAGATAACTATCCATTTCATGACAACACTAGGTGGGATACATGGGGCAGATTCATAGAAAGAAGTGCTGCTTATCAACCTTGGATATGGACAGTAGGAAACCATGAGATTGACTTGGATATTCAATAT GGTGAAACTGTGCCTTACAAGCCCTTTACAAACCGATTTCAGACGCCATATAATTCTTCAAGTAGTATTTCACCATTTTGGTACTCAATCAAGCGAGCTTCTGCATATATCATCGTTATTGCTTCATATTCAGCATTTG GAAAGTACAGTCCTCAATACACTTGGCTTCTAAATGAACTACCCAAAGTAAATAGGACTGAGACACCATGGTTGATCGTCCTTGTGCATTCACCATTTTATAACAGCTACCTCTTCAATATAGAAGGAGAACCTATGAGAGTAGTATTTGAACCATTTTTCGTACAATACAAAGTTGACGTCGTATTTGCTGGCCATGTTCATGCATATGAAAGATTT GAACGAGTATCAAACATTGCATACAACATTACAAATGGCCTATGCACACCTATAAGCAATCCAAATGCACCTGTATACATAACAATTGGTGATGGAGGAAATATAGAAGGCCTATCAGC TATGGGATATCCGCAGCCATTTTATTCTGTGTTTCGTGAAATGAGTTATGGTCATGGCATTTTTTCTATTAAGAACCGGACCCATGCTTTCTTTGCATGGAATCGAAATCAAGATGGTTATGCTGTAGAAGCAGATTCATTATGGTTCCACAACAGATACTGGTATCCAGTGAATGAAACCACCACTCCAGTGTGA
- the LOC122646537 gene encoding purple acid phosphatase-like, producing MENWGTQAIVLVGFFLSSALLCNGGVTSSYVKVTYPSVDMPLNSDVFSVPPGYNAPQQVHITQGDLVGQSMIVSWLTQEEPGSSTVLYWAENSTMTYSAEGFYLTYKYYNYSSGFIHHCTINNLEFNTTYYYEVGVGNTTRQFSFITPPPVGPDVPYTFGLISDLGQTLNSNTTLTHYQMNPLKGQTVLYVGDFSYADNYPFHDNTRWDTWGRFIERSAAYQPWIWTVGNHEVDLDIQYGETVPYKPFTNRFQTPYNSSGSIEPFWYSIKRASAYIIVLASYSAFSKYSAQYTWLQNELANVNRTETPWLIILVHSPLYNSYLNAYMEGEPMRLAFEAWFVQYQVDVVFAGHVHAYERSERVSNIAYNITNGLCTPIYNPNAPVYITIGDGGNIEGLAALQYPQPYYSAFREASYGHGIFSIKNRTHAFFGWNRNQDGYAVEADSLWFHNRYWYPVNETTTPV from the exons ATGGAGAATTGGGGAACTCAGGCAATAGTTCTTGTGGGGTTTTTCTTGAGTTCGGCTCTGCTTTGCAATGGAGGAGTCACTAGTAGTTATGTAAAGGTTACTTACCCATCCGTTGATATGCCACTCAACAGTGATGTCTTTAGTGTGCCCCCAGGTTACAATGCACCACAgcag GTTCATATAACTCAAGGAGACCTTGTAGGGCAGAGTATGATTGTGTCTTGGCTCACCCAAGAAGAACCAGGCTCCAGCACTGTTCTTTACTGGGCTGAGAACAGCACGATGACATACAGTGCAGAGGGCTTCTACTTGACCTACAAGTACTACAACTATTCTTCGGGCTTTATCCATCACTGCACCATCAATAACTTGGAG TTTAACACGACATACTACTACGAGGTCGGGGTCGGAAACACCACACGACAATTTTCGTTTATAACTCCACCACCAGTTGGGCCTGATGTTCCTTATACATTTGGTCTCATAT CGGACCTTGGTCAGACTTTGAATTCAAATACCACACTTACTCATTACCAAATGAACCCTTTGAAGGGGCAAACAGTGTTGTATGTTGGTGACTTCTCTTATGCAGATAACTATCCATTTCATGACAACACTAGGTGGGATACATGGGGCAGATTCATAGAAAGAAGTGCTGCTTATCAACCTTGGATATGGACAGTAGGAAATCATGAGGTCGACTTGGATATTCAATAT GGTGAAACTGTACCTTACAAGCCCTTTACAAACCGATTTCAGACGCCATATAATTCTTCAGGAAGTATTGAACCATTTTGGTATTCAATCAAGCGAGCTTCAGCATATATCATCGTCCTTGCTTCATATTCAGCATTTA GCAAGTACAGTGCTCAGTACACTTGGCTTCAAAATGAGCTAGCCAATGTGAATAGGACTGAGACACCATGGTTGATCATCCTTGTGCATTCACCATTGTATAACAGCTACCTCAATGCCTATATGGAAGGAGAACCTATGAGATTAGCATTTGAAGCATGGTTCGTACAATACCAAGTTGATGTCGTATTTGCTGGCCATGTTCATGCATATGAAAGATCT GAACGAGTGTCAAACATTGCATACAACATTACAAATGGCCTATGCACACCTATATACAATCCAAATGCACCTGTATACATAACAATTGGCGATGGAGGAAATATTGAAGGCCTAGCAGC CCTGCAATATCCACAACCATATTATTCTGCATTTCGTGAAGCCAGTTATGGTCatggtattttttctattaAGAACCGTACCCATGCTTTCTTCGGATGGAATCGAAATCAAGATGGTTATGCTGTAGAAGCAGATTCATTATGGTTTCACAATAGATACTGGTATCCTGTGAATGAAACCACCACTCCAGTGTGA